GTATTAAAGTTATTAAAAGAAAATCCTAATGGATTTTTAGCAACAGTGGATAGTGGAAAACCTAGAGTAAGACCTTTTGGTTTTATATTAGAGGAGGAAGGAAAGTTATATTTCTGTACAAATAGCTTGAAAGAAGTCTATAAGCAGCTATTAGAAGTACCTTATGTAGAATACTCAGTTATGTCAAAGGATATGATAACTCTTAGAGTAAGTGGAAGAATAAGATTCACTGAAGACTTAGATATGAAAGAGAAGATACTTAATGTATTTGAACCTATAAAAAAGGGATATAAGACTGCGGATAATCCTATATTAAAGGTCTTTTATATTGAACATGGAACTGCAACTATTGCAGATTTTTCAGGAAATCCCCCAAAGAAAATAGAATTTTAGAATAAAAAATAGTGAGGAAAATGTAAAGTCCTCACTTGATTTATTAATCAATCTACAAATTTTTATCTTCCCGCCAGACTTAAGGCAGTTTCAGTAGTTTTCATATCAACTTTAAATTGTTCCTTTAAGTCATGGGCATTATAATAGCCTTTTTTTTCCATATATCTAAATATTTTTTCATGAGTAGCAATAGCATGGTTTAATTGATTTCTTAAGGTTTGCCTTACTTCAGGTGAAGTAGTTTCTGTTAGAGCTATTGAGTAATTTCTTACTGCACTTTTAGCTGCTACTAAAAAGTCTGTAGCTATTACTTGATCAGTTAACTTATTCATTCCAGTAATGCTTTCTATTATTCCATTCATAAAATCACCTTCTTTTATATGTAATGAAGCCTATAGGCCTTGTGATTGTGCGATTGTTGATTTTTCCATAAGATTACTTAGTTCTTTTATATGTTGTTTTCCAGTAGCTATATCATCTTTTAAAATCCTCTTTAA
This genomic window from Clostridium sp. 'White wine YQ' contains:
- a CDS encoding pyridoxamine 5'-phosphate oxidase family protein → MEEVLKLLKENPNGFLATVDSGKPRVRPFGFILEEEGKLYFCTNSLKEVYKQLLEVPYVEYSVMSKDMITLRVSGRIRFTEDLDMKEKILNVFEPIKKGYKTADNPILKVFYIEHGTATIADFSGNPPKKIEF
- a CDS encoding spore coat protein is translated as MNGIIESITGMNKLTDQVIATDFLVAAKSAVRNYSIALTETTSPEVRQTLRNQLNHAIATHEKIFRYMEKKGYYNAHDLKEQFKVDMKTTETALSLAGR